The Bacteroidales bacterium genome has a window encoding:
- a CDS encoding YgiQ family radical SAM protein gives MSYNTNNWLPTSKKEMLAKGWDEIDVILFSGDAYVDHPSFGSAIIARIIENEGLRIAIVPQPNWRDDLRDFKKFGKPKLFFAVTSGCMDSMVNHYTANKRLRSNDAYTPGGKAGFRPDYATIVYSNILKNLFPDVPVIIGGIEASLRRLTHYDYWSDKLKPGILIESKADLLVYGMGEKPMIEIISLLKKGLAFNKLQNIPQTAYIIDNKTKIPQDNNYENHYLYSHNDCRNNKIKFAKNFRIIEEESNKKVSKRLIQEVGNQKIIVNPPLPLMSEKEIDNIYNLPFTYLPHPRYRNKEPIPAYEMIKFSVNIHRGCFGGCSFCTISAHQGKFIISRSEKSIMNEVDKITKLPDFKGYISDIGGPSANMYNMKGKDTEICDKCKKTSCIFPYICKNLDTNHKILTELYKKIDKHHKIKKSFVGSGIRYDMLFNNKHEVSGNYYDYAKELITNHVSGRLKVAPEHNSEKVLKIMRKPSFDFFLKFKNLFDKINDKNNLNQQLIPYLISSHPGCDNIDMAKLVIQIKKLNLITEQVQDFTPTPMTLATVIYYSGIHPYTLDKINAAKTKQQKLNQKSFLFWYKKENFNIIKNILQKERRNDLIKLIFNK, from the coding sequence ATGAGTTATAATACAAATAATTGGCTTCCTACATCAAAAAAAGAAATGCTTGCAAAAGGCTGGGATGAAATTGATGTTATATTATTTTCAGGTGATGCTTATGTTGACCATCCGTCTTTTGGCTCTGCTATTATTGCAAGAATTATTGAAAATGAAGGACTTCGTATAGCAATTGTACCTCAACCAAACTGGAGAGACGATCTTAGAGATTTTAAAAAATTCGGGAAACCAAAATTGTTTTTTGCTGTTACTTCTGGATGTATGGATTCAATGGTAAATCATTATACAGCTAATAAGCGATTACGTTCAAATGATGCATATACTCCGGGCGGAAAAGCAGGATTCAGACCTGATTATGCAACTATTGTTTATAGCAATATTCTTAAAAATTTATTTCCAGATGTACCTGTAATTATTGGTGGAATTGAAGCCTCGCTCAGAAGATTAACACATTATGATTACTGGTCAGACAAATTAAAACCCGGAATATTAATTGAAAGCAAAGCCGACCTCCTTGTTTATGGAATGGGTGAAAAACCAATGATTGAAATTATTAGCTTACTTAAAAAAGGATTAGCTTTTAATAAACTTCAAAACATTCCGCAAACAGCTTATATTATTGATAATAAAACAAAAATACCACAAGATAACAACTATGAAAACCATTATTTGTATTCGCATAATGATTGTAGAAATAATAAAATAAAATTCGCAAAAAATTTCCGAATTATTGAAGAAGAATCAAATAAAAAAGTATCAAAAAGATTAATACAAGAGGTTGGAAATCAAAAAATTATTGTAAATCCTCCTCTCCCACTAATGAGTGAAAAGGAAATTGATAATATCTACAATTTGCCTTTTACTTATCTTCCACATCCGAGATATAGAAACAAAGAACCAATTCCTGCCTATGAAATGATAAAATTTTCTGTTAATATTCACAGGGGTTGTTTTGGTGGATGCAGTTTTTGTACAATATCTGCTCATCAAGGGAAATTTATAATAAGCAGGTCAGAAAAATCTATTATGAATGAAGTTGATAAAATTACAAAACTTCCAGATTTTAAAGGTTACATTTCTGACATAGGCGGACCCTCAGCAAATATGTACAATATGAAAGGAAAAGACACAGAAATTTGTGATAAATGTAAAAAAACATCATGTATTTTTCCTTATATCTGTAAAAACTTAGATACAAACCATAAAATTTTAACTGAACTTTATAAAAAAATTGATAAACATCATAAAATAAAAAAATCGTTTGTTGGCAGTGGAATAAGATATGATATGTTATTTAATAATAAACATGAGGTATCCGGTAATTATTACGATTATGCTAAAGAACTGATAACAAATCATGTTTCGGGAAGACTAAAAGTTGCACCTGAACATAATTCTGAAAAAGTTCTTAAAATAATGCGAAAACCTTCTTTTGACTTTTTCTTAAAATTTAAAAATTTATTTGATAAAATTAATGATAAAAATAATTTAAACCAGCAATTAATACCTTATCTTATATCAAGCCATCCCGGATGTGATAATATTGATATGGCAAAGCTTGTAATACAAATAAAAAAATTGAACTTAATAACCGAACAGGTACAAGATTTTACTCCAACACCCATGACTCTTGCAACAGTTATTTATTATTCTGGAATTCATCCTTATACATTAGATAAAATTAATGCTGCCAAAACAAAACAACAAAAACTCAACCAAAAAAGTTTCCTTTTCTGGTATAAAAAAGAGAACTTCAACATAATTAAAAATATTCTGCAAAAAGAAAGAAGAAACGATTTGATAAAACTGATATTTAATAAATGA
- a CDS encoding TonB-dependent receptor plug domain-containing protein, which yields MKNRKLIILVFLFIIYSISLSSFISADNIVIKRIILQFDKYVKNNYQQKVYLKSDQNIYQAGNIIWFKTYLLNSSSHIPDSTSKNLYIELIDLNKNVILTRILRTEKGFSYGNFELPDTIFDGFYQIRAYTNWMKNYDENYFFSKTIRIINPDNPLSYTKKQLKKDIKIKKKYDIQFFPEGGILISEIKNKVAFKAINKFGDGIDITGRIIDNKNHEYLIFNSLHKGMGVFYFTPEKEKKYFAEIRLPDGKIYKIKIPFQNDEAIKISVDNKKDLIYVNLKCNELFLQNHSGYEFIIIGQIRNKIYLSAPKILESTNKSVVFSKKNLPSGILQLTLFSSRYEPLSERLIFIDNNDKLNIELNTSFNKQDNNKINLDIIVKNSIGEPVSANILINIINDVKTNEKNNRNILSYLLLSSDLKGKVEDPGYYFYDTDSIKSRNLDILMMTQGWRRFVWEKVFNEEYDEKKHEFEKGLDISGKVLYQLFSIPAKNSKVNITVLNQYYEYRKTTTDNEGRFLFRNINLFDIIELKINALNKSDKKNIYIYIDETKSVPVCFDIDSNIYNLVKTSTKKKKLLQIEDTEKDMANKEKSSLNKTHGNASHIIMFDDKMQNYNNIFQAITGKVPGVRVSGNKVIIRGINSIYGGSEPLYLLDDIPVDRYVISNIYPGDVERIEILKGAKASIYGSRGGNGVIAIYTKKGKYCKRGEILFNMLGYHKAKEFYKPAFQNVNDSKTYKTKTVFWKPEIITDNYGKANVSFSIDDNIKNIIIEIEGITNKGKIAQEIIFKEIK from the coding sequence GTGAAAAATAGAAAATTAATAATACTTGTATTTCTATTTATAATATATTCAATATCATTATCCAGTTTTATTTCAGCTGATAATATTGTTATTAAGCGAATAATTTTACAATTTGATAAATATGTTAAAAACAATTATCAACAAAAAGTTTATCTGAAATCTGACCAAAATATTTATCAGGCAGGGAATATCATATGGTTTAAAACATACCTGTTGAACTCATCATCTCATATTCCAGATTCGACAAGTAAAAATTTATATATAGAACTCATTGATCTTAATAAAAATGTAATATTAACAAGAATATTGAGAACGGAAAAAGGATTTTCATATGGAAATTTTGAATTACCGGATACCATTTTTGATGGATTTTACCAGATAAGAGCTTATACTAACTGGATGAAAAATTATGATGAAAATTATTTTTTTTCAAAAACAATAAGAATAATCAATCCTGACAATCCTTTGTCGTATACTAAAAAACAATTAAAAAAAGATATTAAGATTAAAAAAAAATATGATATACAGTTTTTTCCTGAAGGAGGTATTTTAATAAGTGAAATTAAAAATAAAGTAGCTTTTAAAGCTATAAATAAATTTGGTGATGGCATAGATATAACAGGCAGGATTATTGATAATAAAAACCATGAATATCTTATTTTTAACAGTTTACATAAAGGAATGGGAGTATTTTATTTTACTCCTGAAAAAGAAAAAAAATATTTTGCTGAAATTCGTTTACCTGATGGGAAAATTTATAAAATAAAAATTCCTTTTCAAAATGATGAGGCAATAAAAATATCTGTCGATAATAAAAAAGATTTGATATATGTTAATCTTAAATGTAATGAGTTGTTTCTTCAAAATCACTCAGGATATGAATTTATAATAATCGGTCAGATAAGAAATAAAATTTATTTATCAGCACCAAAAATATTAGAATCTACAAATAAAAGTGTGGTATTTTCAAAAAAAAATCTTCCATCCGGGATTTTGCAATTAACTTTATTTTCATCAAGATACGAACCATTAAGCGAAAGATTAATTTTTATTGATAATAATGATAAACTTAATATTGAATTAAATACATCTTTTAATAAGCAAGATAATAATAAAATTAATTTGGATATTATTGTTAAAAATTCAATTGGCGAACCTGTTTCAGCTAATATTTTAATTAACATCATAAATGACGTAAAAACAAACGAAAAAAACAACCGGAATATACTTTCATACTTACTTTTATCTTCAGATTTAAAAGGAAAAGTTGAAGACCCGGGGTATTATTTTTATGATACAGATTCCATTAAATCAAGAAATTTGGATATTTTAATGATGACACAAGGATGGAGAAGATTTGTCTGGGAAAAAGTTTTTAACGAAGAATACGATGAAAAAAAGCATGAATTTGAAAAAGGCTTGGATATTAGCGGAAAAGTTCTTTATCAATTGTTTAGTATTCCTGCAAAAAACTCAAAAGTAAATATAACAGTTTTAAATCAATATTATGAATACAGAAAAACTACAACCGATAATGAAGGCAGATTTTTATTCAGGAATATAAATTTATTTGATATAATCGAATTAAAAATAAATGCATTAAATAAATCAGATAAAAAAAATATTTATATTTATATTGACGAAACCAAGTCTGTACCTGTATGTTTTGATATTGATTCAAATATATATAATCTTGTTAAAACATCAACAAAAAAGAAAAAACTCTTACAGATTGAAGACACAGAAAAGGATATGGCAAATAAAGAAAAATCCAGTTTAAATAAAACTCATGGTAATGCAAGCCATATTATTATGTTTGATGACAAAATGCAAAATTATAATAATATTTTTCAGGCAATTACCGGTAAAGTACCCGGAGTTAGAGTAAGTGGCAACAAAGTGATTATCAGAGGGATAAATAGCATCTATGGTGGTTCAGAACCTTTATATTTATTAGATGATATTCCTGTTGACAGATATGTTATTTCAAATATTTATCCGGGTGATGTTGAAAGAATTGAAATACTAAAAGGAGCAAAGGCATCAATATATGGCAGTAGAGGAGGCAATGGTGTTATTGCAATTTATACAAAAAAAGGGAAATATTGTAAAAGAGGTGAAATATTATTTAATATGCTTGGATATCATAAAGCAAAAGAGTTTTATAAGCCTGCTTTTCAAAATGTAAATGATTCAAAGACCTACAAAACAAAAACGGTATTCTGGAAACCGGAAATTATTACTGATAATTATGGAAAAGCAAATGTTTCATTTTCAATTGATGATAATATAAAAAATATAATAATTGAGATAGAAGGAATCACAAATAAAGGAAAAATAGCACAAGAAATTATATTTAAAGAAATTAAATAA
- a CDS encoding putative molybdenum carrier protein — MKKIKKIISGGQNGVDQGALEFAFENNILSGGWCPKGRLCENGKIPEKFPLQETLSNQYSERTKMNIINSDGTLIISYKGTIDKGTKLTQELCLKNNKPFLLLNITEFIELSKKVFPEWLENNKLNTLNIAGPRESNCPGIQSKTKEFLKMLFGN, encoded by the coding sequence TTGAAAAAAATTAAAAAAATTATTTCTGGTGGGCAAAATGGAGTTGACCAAGGAGCATTAGAATTTGCTTTTGAAAACAATATTTTATCAGGAGGATGGTGTCCAAAAGGAAGATTATGCGAAAATGGTAAAATACCAGAAAAATTTCCTTTACAAGAAACCTTGTCGAATCAATATTCTGAAAGAACAAAAATGAATATTATTAATTCAGACGGAACATTAATAATATCATACAAAGGAACAATTGATAAAGGAACAAAATTAACCCAGGAATTATGTTTAAAAAATAATAAACCATTCTTACTTTTAAATATCACTGAATTTATCGAATTATCAAAAAAAGTATTTCCTGAATGGCTTGAAAATAATAAGCTTAATACTTTAAATATTGCAGGACCTCGTGAAAGTAATTGCCCCGGAATACAATCTAAAACAAAAGAATTTTTGAAAATGCTTTTTGGGAATTAA
- a CDS encoding T9SS type A sorting domain-containing protein yields the protein MLQKTFLFILFLLLFAYGFAQENWVYYNHTNVPAIGPIDNMIHDITTDTSGNLWFATQNGLSKFDGTTWEQFLYVQGYLNSKYNRIIIDKENTIWLSLPYAFGGFFRIKNNNYEKICEGKNIYNMAIDTAGHIWVVAHQGLFEYTGNEFIAHGNEHELLNENLYAISFDKNNKLCVGTFYNGILYKNDTAWINFTETDGLINNNIIDIDFDNENNLWIATDSGVSCYNGIDFTNYTKQDGLCSNEIQRVYVDNEDYVWFTSYSNGLSSYKDEEFITYNTQTGLKDNFIRTVFKDTNKGVWITYNNKGVDYLINDTIINYSGNGIYHIECIFEAHNNNIWVGTMDGGINVFDGSNWETYNISNGFIGNHVYTIVSDNQQNIWISTLGGLAKYDGNEFEYITIDSLPGKYILTLYFDKNNDMWLGTAKKGAVRFNGEEWTVYDTTNSPIIDRVDAICEDNEGNIWFGTSDSLSLFDGIICKFDGNNWTTYHPIQGKTQTIYNDSEGNLWFGLITDFFKDTTILKYDGENWETILLELDEPYTYSTDIFDIAEDKDGNIWFGRDGNGVSIYKHGEWQHKYPEDGYPESTTRTIMVDHTGDIWFGSWFDGIYKIDYPNDIKNIKKKEGFKTYPNPVKDILYIQNSKGLFKTTKLELYDINGKLLFNDYYHVNYELNMSKYSKGVYIIKLKYFNNIYTEEIVKE from the coding sequence ATGCTACAAAAAACATTTCTATTTATATTATTCTTATTATTATTTGCTTACGGATTTGCACAGGAAAACTGGGTTTATTATAACCATACAAATGTGCCTGCTATTGGACCTATTGACAATATGATACACGATATTACAACTGACACATCAGGTAACTTGTGGTTTGCTACACAAAACGGATTAAGCAAATTTGACGGAACAACATGGGAACAGTTTTTATATGTTCAGGGTTATTTAAACAGCAAATATAATAGAATTATTATTGACAAAGAAAATACTATATGGTTAAGTCTTCCATACGCTTTTGGCGGCTTTTTCAGGATTAAAAATAATAATTATGAAAAAATATGTGAGGGAAAAAATATATATAATATGGCGATAGATACCGCAGGACATATCTGGGTTGTTGCTCACCAGGGATTATTTGAATATACCGGAAATGAATTTATTGCTCATGGCAATGAGCATGAATTACTTAATGAAAATTTATATGCAATTTCATTTGATAAAAATAATAAACTTTGTGTAGGAACATTTTACAACGGAATATTATATAAAAATGATACGGCATGGATAAATTTTACAGAAACCGATGGACTGATAAATAATAATATTATTGACATAGATTTTGATAATGAAAACAATTTATGGATTGCTACAGATTCAGGTGTTAGTTGTTATAACGGTATTGATTTTACAAATTATACAAAACAGGACGGTTTATGTTCAAATGAAATACAAAGGGTTTATGTTGATAATGAAGATTATGTATGGTTTACATCGTATAGCAACGGGCTTAGCTCTTATAAGGATGAAGAATTTATAACATATAATACTCAAACAGGACTTAAAGATAATTTTATTCGAACAGTATTTAAAGATACAAATAAAGGTGTATGGATTACATATAATAATAAAGGAGTTGATTATTTAATAAACGATACAATAATAAATTATTCAGGCAATGGAATTTATCATATCGAATGTATATTTGAAGCTCATAATAATAATATTTGGGTTGGAACAATGGATGGAGGAATAAATGTGTTTGACGGCTCAAACTGGGAAACTTACAATATTTCAAACGGTTTTATAGGCAATCATGTTTATACAATTGTTAGCGATAATCAACAAAATATATGGATTTCAACTCTTGGTGGTTTAGCTAAATATGATGGTAATGAATTTGAATATATTACAATAGATAGTTTACCCGGCAAATATATTTTAACCCTATATTTCGATAAAAATAATGATATGTGGCTTGGAACAGCAAAAAAAGGAGCAGTTAGATTTAACGGCGAAGAATGGACTGTATATGATACAACAAATAGCCCTATAATTGATAGAGTTGATGCTATTTGTGAAGATAATGAGGGAAATATATGGTTTGGAACATCTGATTCATTATCTCTTTTTGATGGAATAATATGTAAATTTGATGGAAATAATTGGACTACATATCATCCGATACAAGGGAAAACACAAACTATATATAATGATTCAGAAGGAAATCTTTGGTTTGGTTTAATTACAGATTTTTTTAAAGATACAACAATATTAAAATATGATGGTGAAAATTGGGAAACAATATTATTGGAATTGGATGAGCCTTATACTTATAGTACAGATATTTTTGATATTGCAGAAGATAAAGATGGTAATATTTGGTTTGGAAGAGACGGGAATGGAGTCTCAATTTATAAACATGGCGAATGGCAACATAAATACCCCGAAGATGGTTATCCTGAAAGTACAACAAGAACAATCATGGTAGATCACACAGGTGATATTTGGTTTGGCTCCTGGTTTGATGGAATATATAAAATTGATTATCCTAATGATATTAAAAATATAAAAAAAAAAGAAGGTTTTAAAACATACCCCAACCCCGTAAAAGATATTTTATACATACAAAACAGTAAAGGACTTTTCAAAACAACAAAACTTGAACTATACGATATAAATGGCAAACTACTTTTTAATGACTACTACCATGTGAACTACGAACTTAACATGAGTAAATATTCAAAAGGTGTTTATATAATTAAATTAAAATATTTTAACAATATTTACACAGAAGAAATTGTAAAAGAATAA